GGCTGTCGACAGGAATGCCGAACACGAAATCGAACGCGCAGCCGATCAGATCGCCCAGGTCGCCCGCGAGCTTCTTCTTCGATTCGATCGACATGAACGCGAATTGGGGTTCGCCGTTGACGAACCACACCTCGACGTTCGTCTCGATCCCGTCCTTGAGCTCCTGCAGTACGAAGGACGAGTTGGTGCCCAGCGACTTGAGATGCTGCCGCAACTCGAGATTGGCCTCCTCCGCCGTCTCCGACTGCGGCAGCCACGTCTCGTAATTCTCGCCGCGATCGGGCTTGTACACGTACGCCGTGTTCGGGTGCTGCTCCAGGAAGGACACCGCCGCACACGACTCGTCGAACGCGAAGGAAGGCGGCGGCGTGATGCCGTACTTTTCGACGAAGCTCAGACAAGCGTCGCGGTCGTGCTCCATCGTGTCCGCATACTTGCCGCCGCCGAGCACCTTGAAGCCCTCGGACCGCAGCAGCTCGTTCTCCTCGACGCTGTGGTTCTCGTCCCACACCCAGTACGCGTTGCGGAAGCGGTGGCGGTCGTGAATCACCTCGCGCAGGGCGCGCTTCTCAACGAGCCCGTTGCCGACGAGATCGTACGCGCAGGCCGCGCGCCGGTCGGCGATGCCACGATAGGCAACCAACACGTCGTGACCCTCGTCGCGGAGGCGAAGGGCGAATCCTAGACCGGCGAAGTGACTGGTGGCGATGACGAAGCGCATGGCGCTTCTCTCGAATTCAAGCGGCGTGCCGGTACGAACTGTGCATTTTGCGGCACGCGAGTCGAACCCTTCTCACGAGAGCGGAATGAGCAAACTGCTGCGCGGCGTCGCCGCCGGGTACGGTGCGAAAAAACTGGGTGGCGGCTGCTTCAGCACCGTCCTGATTTTCATCCTGCTTTGGTGGCTGCTCGGCCACTTCGGAATCTTCAAGTAGATATCGACGCGCGCCGTGTCTTCGTCACTCGCCAGCCGAATCGCGCGAGCGACACCCGGCCCGCCGCGTCGACACGCACACCTTCGCGCTCGAGCAGCAGGCGCTGGGTAATTCCAGCGCCGCTGCGCGCGAGCTCGAGACTCAGTCGTCCCTGCGCGTTGATCACTCGGTGCCAGGGAAGCTTGCTCCCGGGCGGCAGCGCGTGCAGTGCGTACCCCACGAGCCGCGGCTGCCCCGGCATTCCGGCGATTCTGGCGACGCTCCCGTATGTCGTAACGCGGCCGCGCGGAATCTTCCGCACGGCCGCGTAAATCTTCTCGTACGACGTTCCGCCTCGCGGCACGCGGGCGCCCTGGTCGCTACTTCCTCGATCCGGCCGCGGACCCCACCGCGGCGCCTCGCTGCTCCTGCAGCAGCTCGACGAGCGAGCACCCGGCGCCGAGGATGTGCTTGCGCATGCGATCGAGCGCGGTGTCGACGTCGTTGGCGACGATCGCATTCGTGATGGCGCGGTGCTCCTCGTTCGCGCGTTCGCCGCCGTGCGCAAGCAGCACCTGCATGCGGAAGTAGCGATCGCTGTGCTGATGCAGTTTCTGCAGCAGGTTCATCGTGAAGACGCGGTTCGCCGGCGCGTACAACGCCGAATGGAAGTGCCAGTTGAGCGGCCCCCACCGCGTCGCCTCGCCGGCGCGCAACGCGTCCTCGAATTCATCGAGCACGTCGATCGCGCGGTCCAGTTGTTCCTTCGTCATGCGGGGAATGGCGCGACGCAGCAGATCGGACTCGATGTCCGCGCGCAACTCGAAGAGCTCGACGATCTCCTCGAGCGAGAGACTCGACACGACGGCGCCACGGTGCGGGCTGAACGTCACCAGCCCTTCGGCCTCGAGCTGGCGCAACGCTTCGCGCACGGGAATGCGGCTCACGCCCAGTTCGTCGGCGAGCGCATCCTGGCGCAGCGGCTCGCCTTCGGGGTAGTCGCCGCGCAGAATGCGTTCGCGAAGTGCGTCGACCGTCATGCTGGCGATGGTCTGCCGTTGAATCGGCACGGCGGTACCGCGTGTGGGCGCGACAGGGATTGCTGAATAGAGGGGGAGGCGGCTCGGTTCGGTGGCGGAACGTCTCGTCATCCAAGCTCCATGGGGACCGCGGGTACCGCGAGTGCGACGCGCAACGGTGCAACTTTATCGCAACGCGGCGGATACAGTATCCTCGCGTTCGCCATGCCGCAAGCAAGGCACCGCTTCGACCGGCAACGCATTACCATCTCCGCCCATGCCCTTCCGGACACGCGGTCCTTGAAGCATCCTCAAGGCTGCCCGCAAGTCCACGCCACGACCGTCCGAACGGCGTCCCCACCGCATATCTCACTCTCATCCGGCCGTCCCGGGACCCTATCTCATGGACTTCCTGACCCGCGTTCGCAATGCAGAACCGATCGCTCTTCTCATCGCCGCCATGGGAGCCGTCACCCTGTTTTATTTGGTGATCTTCATTCGCGCGATGGTTCGCGATCGAGAGTCCGGTCAGCCGGTCAGGTCATCGGCCCTCATGTGGCCGATCAGCTTCGTCGCCAACTTCTTCGACACACTCGGCGTCGGCTCGTATGCGACGACGACGACGATGGTGCGGTTCTTCAAGCTGATTCCGGACGAAAAGATTCCGGGCTCGCTGAACGTTGGCTACGTGTTGCCGACCGTGACCGAAGCCTTTCTGTTCATCTATGGATTCCGCGGCCTGATCACCGTCGAGCCGGTGCAGGTCGATCCCAGAACGCTGATCTCCCTCATCGTTGCCTCGATTCTTGGCGCATGGCTCGGCGCCGGCGTCGTTTCGTCCTGGCCGCGCCGAAAGATCCAGGTCGGTATGGGACTGTGCCTTCTCGCCGCCGCCATCATCATGGTCGTGCGCATGACCGTCTTCCATTCCCTGACCGTCGGAACCACGAGCCTCACGGGCACGCGATGGATTCTTGGGATGGGCGGCTTGTTCATCCTGGGCGCGCTGATGACACTGGGCATCGGCCTCTACGCGCCGTGCTTGATTCTCGTGACCGCGCTGGGCATGACGGAGAAGTCGGCGTTCCCGATCATGATGGGCGCGTGCGCGTTCCTCATGCCGGTGGCCGTCGCACGGTTCATTCGGGCGCGCGCGTACTATTCGCCGGCGATGATCGGCATGGCGATCGCCGGCATTCCGGCCGTGCTGCTCGCCGTGAAGTGGTTTACGAATCTGCCGATGGCGTACGTCAAAGTCCTGGTCATCGTCGTGGTGACGTACACCGCGATCAGCATGCTGCGCGCGGCGCGCAGAGAGAGAGACCTCGCCAGCGACGCGACCGCGGCGGAAGCGCAGCCGGCGCTGTGAGCAAAGTGCCCTTTCGTCATCCCGAGCGAGCGTCGGCGAGTCGAGGGACCCCCGTCCCGGCGGAGGAGTTCTCCGTAGTGAAGGGGATCCCTCGACTCGCTTCGTTCACTCGGGATGACAACTCCTCGCTGACGTTCGCACGCGATGACTGCGTAGTCAGTGTATCGCGCAGAACGTCTTGACCTGCTCCGACACATACGGCCGCAGCTTGGCGACGTAGTCGAGGAACTGCTTCGCTGCCTCGGGCGCCGCGGCACCGCCGCTCACCAGATTGATCTCGGCATCGGTCAGCGTGGAGTCGGCGAGCTTCGATAACTCGCAGCTCTTGGCCGGCGTCGCTTCGTTGGCCGCCGACTGGCTGATCGACAACGATGATGCTCCGAGCAGGAATTTTGCCTGCGCCGACGGGGCGATTTTCTCGGCGAACGCCAGGAACTTGATCGCGCGCTGATAGTCCTCTCGCTTCTGCGTTCCGGTCGCCGCCTTGTACAACGCGTTGCCGCGCGCGAGCGCGAATTGCGCGACGGTGCCGCGGTCTTCCCCGTTCTTCAACGCGAGGTCGATCGACGCGAGCGCGCTGTCAGGCTGGCCGGCGTCCATCTCGAGCTGCGCTAGCTGCAGGTAGCCATGCTGGA
Above is a window of Gemmatimonadaceae bacterium DNA encoding:
- a CDS encoding GntR family transcriptional regulator, producing the protein MTRRSATEPSRLPLYSAIPVAPTRGTAVPIQRQTIASMTVDALRERILRGDYPEGEPLRQDALADELGVSRIPVREALRQLEAEGLVTFSPHRGAVVSSLSLEEIVELFELRADIESDLLRRAIPRMTKEQLDRAIDVLDEFEDALRAGEATRWGPLNWHFHSALYAPANRVFTMNLLQKLHQHSDRYFRMQVLLAHGGERANEEHRAITNAIVANDVDTALDRMRKHILGAGCSLVELLQEQRGAAVGSAAGSRK
- a CDS encoding MGMT family protein, with amino-acid sequence MPRGGTSYEKIYAAVRKIPRGRVTTYGSVARIAGMPGQPRLVGYALHALPPGSKLPWHRVINAQGRLSLELARSGAGITQRLLLEREGVRVDAAGRVSLARFGWRVTKTRRASIST
- a CDS encoding sulfite exporter TauE/SafE family protein is translated as MGAVTLFYLVIFIRAMVRDRESGQPVRSSALMWPISFVANFFDTLGVGSYATTTTMVRFFKLIPDEKIPGSLNVGYVLPTVTEAFLFIYGFRGLITVEPVQVDPRTLISLIVASILGAWLGAGVVSSWPRRKIQVGMGLCLLAAAIIMVVRMTVFHSLTVGTTSLTGTRWILGMGGLFILGALMTLGIGLYAPCLILVTALGMTEKSAFPIMMGACAFLMPVAVARFIRARAYYSPAMIGMAIAGIPAVLLAVKWFTNLPMAYVKVLVIVVVTYTAISMLRAARRERDLASDATAAEAQPAL